The genomic window GAAGAAGTAAACTAGATCAGTGATCACGCATCGGAATAAATAATTAGCTCAAAGTGGTTATTGAATAGGCTCTCAGTACGACAATGAAATGCTGACCTATATCAGATAACACCCTATAAAATATAGGGGCCTCCACCTCTTTTGAACAGAGCCTCTTGTGGCCTTCAACTCCCACTGAGTATTTCTATTTAGTCAACTCAAGTTTACGCCAGGCACCACTGCGGAAACGTCCAATCATGGCAAATAGCAGAAGTGGTGAACTAAAAATATGAATTCCGAACACTACAGTCGGTGGAAGTTCAAATTGGTGAATAAGAACAATTACAAGAGCATATTGGAACCACCAAAAAGTTGCAGAGATAGTCATTACGCCATAAGTGTCACCGGCCCCTCGCAATGCCCCAATCAAAATAGTGGACCAAGCAATAATGAACAGAATGAAAGCGTTGAGTTGTGTTCCCCACGTTGCCAAATCCCAAATTTCAGTCGAGATACCAGGCTCCAAAAATACTCCTAACATTGCATCAGTCGCCAATAGAAATGCTATTGAGATGATCAAAGCGTAGCTAGAAGCTAGAAAAAGTCCCGAGAATACAGAATCTGAAGCAGAATCAGAGTCACAAGCTCCAATGAATTGCCCTACCAAGCTCATGGTGCCAATCTCTGGGCCAATCACCGGAATGAAAAGAGTTTGAAACCAAGTAAAAACTACTGTCATTGCGGTGGAGACTGAGACGCCGTAGGACTGAAAAGCCAAGATCGTCAAGTCAATAGCAAAAATTAGCAGAGCTAGTTCCAGTCCAGTTGCAAATCCAAAGTGGACAAGTTTTTTTAGAATAACCAGATCCAACTGAAAGCTTTGGAGTAGTTGGTATTCTGGAAGCTGGATCTGCTTGAAATAGACAACACACAAGGTGACTACGCCTGTGAACCAAGCGAACACGGTCCCATATCCTGCTCCTTCAATCCCTAGGGCAGGAAAGCCCAGTTTCCCAAAAATTAAAACGTAATTGGCCCCAATATTAGCTATCGCCATAACGAAAGTGGATAAAAGCACGACCCTAGTTTTGCCTAACCCTCCAAAGTAGCTA from SAR324 cluster bacterium includes these protein-coding regions:
- a CDS encoding MATE family efflux transporter, producing the protein MMEIAFPLMVSTSTEAMLMFIDRLYLKQVSPEAMNACLSGGFTSLAFIAFFIGIISFSTALVAQFFGAGEYEKCPKVLTQSVIFTCLSIPVVLTLIPFGRWVLATAGLSDEEVVQAQTYLTILMAGTGLDLFRNSFNSYFGGLGKTRVVLLSTFVMAIANIGANYVLIFGKLGFPALGIEGAGYGTVFAWFTGVVTLCVVYFKQIQLPEYQLLQSFQLDLVILKKLVHFGFATGLELALLIFAIDLTILAFQSYGVSVSTAMTVVFTWFQTLFIPVIGPEIGTMSLVGQFIGACDSDSASDSVFSGLFLASSYALIISIAFLLATDAMLGVFLEPGISTEIWDLATWGTQLNAFILFIIAWSTILIGALRGAGDTYGVMTISATFWWFQYALVIVLIHQFELPPTVVFGIHIFSSPLLLFAMIGRFRSGAWRKLELTK